A segment of the Candidatus Binatia bacterium genome:
GGCCAGGCTCGCGCCGAGGAACACGGCCCCCGGCGCGCCGGTCCGCGCGACCATGGTGACCGTCGCGAGTTGGGTCTTGTCGCCGATCTCTGCGAGGAATATCAGTCCGAAGGTCGAGAGGGTCGTGTTCCAGTCCATGGGACCGGGTTCTATGGGGCCGGAGCCGCAATCGGAAGCACGCGGTCGATCAACGCCCGCTGGAACTCGTAGGGAGCCTCGATCGGCACGAAGTGTCCTGCATTCTCGAACCAGACCAGCTCGATCTCGGGTGCGGAGAGCTGGGCCGCCCAGTCCTCCACGAGGGGAGTGGGCGTGTTCCAGTCGTGGCGACCGTTGAAGAAAAATACCGGCACCTCGAGCCGAGGGATCTGCGTGCGTAGGTTGGTCTTCTCGACCTCGGGCCAGAGGGTCGCGAGGCTCCGTTCCATGCAGCTCAGGTACGAGAGGCGGTTGGCCAGCGTGTACTCCCGGCCGAAGAACAGCGAGGGCAGAACCGTCTTCGCTTGATCGACGGCGTAGATGCTGCCCCGGTAGCGGTGGAGGATTTCGCGCTGGGTCCGCAGCTGGTCGTTGTCGGCGTACGGGGGCGCGATTTGTGCGAGCGCGGCGAGGGCCTCGGTGTCCTCCCGGCGTTTCGCTTCCTTCTCGACCCACGCATACGATAGCTCTTCGTTCTGCCGGCCGTCCACGAGCTGACCGACGCCGATGTAGGCGTGGTAGAGATCCGGGCGGCGTTGCGCGGCGAGAGCGCCGACGAGGCTTCCCCAGGAGTGACCCAGGAGGAAGATCTTGCCGTCGTCCCCGAAGCGCGCCGCGAGGATCTCGCTCAGCTCGATGGTCTCGGTGACGATACCGTCGAGGCTGATCGTGTCCCACTCGGCGCCTTCGCATGACGCGCCTGCGCCGCTCTGATCCCAGTGGACGACGACGAACTCGTCCTCGAGCAGCTCCGAGTAGGTGCGGGCGATCGGAAGGTGTCCGGTGCCGGGCCCGCCGTGGACGTAGAGGAGGACCGGCGCCGCGGTATCCCGGCCGCGCACGAGGATCGCTTGCTCGACGCCGCCGAGGTGCACCCGTTCGATTGTCGCGATAGAGCTCGGTCCGTCGATGGCCGGGGTCGACGGTGGGAGGAGTGCCCAGATCACGAGCGCGACCGCGAGGCCGGCCACGAGAAGGCCGACCCCCTGAGCGATTCGTTTGAGAAGCTTCATCGGGCTCACTCGTTCGAGGGGCGCTTCCTCGCACGTCTACTGGGCGCGGTCGCCCGCCCGGGGCTCAGCGTTCGACCGA
Coding sequences within it:
- a CDS encoding TMEM165/GDT1 family protein → MDWNTTLSTFGLIFLAEIGDKTQLATVTMVARTGAPGAVFLGASLALVAVTLLGVLGGSVVTRWVSPEVLQRIAAVSFIAIGAWMLIGEAG
- a CDS encoding alpha/beta hydrolase — encoded protein: MKLLKRIAQGVGLLVAGLAVALVIWALLPPSTPAIDGPSSIATIERVHLGGVEQAILVRGRDTAAPVLLYVHGGPGTGHLPIARTYSELLEDEFVVVHWDQSGAGASCEGAEWDTISLDGIVTETIELSEILAARFGDDGKIFLLGHSWGSLVGALAAQRRPDLYHAYIGVGQLVDGRQNEELSYAWVEKEAKRREDTEALAALAQIAPPYADNDQLRTQREILHRYRGSIYAVDQAKTVLPSLFFGREYTLANRLSYLSCMERSLATLWPEVEKTNLRTQIPRLEVPVFFFNGRHDWNTPTPLVEDWAAQLSAPEIELVWFENAGHFVPIEAPYEFQRALIDRVLPIAAPAP